The following proteins are encoded in a genomic region of Acidobacteriota bacterium:
- a CDS encoding SRPBCC domain-containing protein, which produces MAVLIDPVRKSVEVPLEPRSAFELFTAHLSRWWPLERHSISGERAETCVFELVAGGDVFELAENSVRIKWGRVDEFEPPRRFLLSWHPGRPPETAQEIEVTFSESGEMTLVDLSHRGWEAAGEEADVLRESYETGWDHVLDRYVELARARARNQSVV; this is translated from the coding sequence GTGGCGGTCCTGATCGATCCCGTGCGCAAATCCGTCGAGGTCCCCCTCGAACCGAGGAGCGCTTTCGAGCTCTTCACGGCGCATCTCAGCCGTTGGTGGCCTCTCGAGCGACACTCGATCTCCGGGGAACGGGCCGAGACCTGCGTCTTCGAGCTCGTCGCGGGTGGAGACGTATTCGAGCTCGCCGAGAACAGTGTGCGGATCAAGTGGGGACGCGTCGATGAATTCGAGCCTCCGCGCCGGTTTCTGCTCTCCTGGCATCCGGGCCGGCCCCCCGAAACGGCACAGGAGATCGAAGTGACCTTTTCGGAGTCGGGCGAGATGACGCTGGTCGACCTGAGCCATCGAGGGTGGGAGGCAGCGGGCGAAGAGGCGGACGTTCTGAGGGAGTCCTACGAGACGGGGTGGGATCACGTGCTCGATCGATACGTCGAGCTCGCGCGTGCCCGCGCCCGGAATCAGAGCGTCGTCTGA
- a CDS encoding response regulator transcription factor yields the protein MESGNVIAVVDDEENIRETIGWALEREGFRTLRFRDGQEAWEALERELPDLAILDILMPRMDGLDLCRRLRGVSPELPIIFLTSKDDEIDRVVGLELGADDYLGKPFSMRELIARIRVLFRRVALSKAPDDSEEERLEIGDLILDLRRYEVTWKDEPVQLTVTEFMLLHALARHPGFVKTREQLTREAYRFDNYVSERTIDSHIKRLRRKMEQTDPKFDRIVTVYGVGYKYREGE from the coding sequence ATGGAGAGCGGCAATGTGATTGCGGTCGTCGACGACGAGGAGAACATTCGCGAGACGATCGGATGGGCTCTGGAGAGAGAGGGCTTCCGGACTCTGAGGTTTCGAGACGGACAGGAAGCGTGGGAAGCGCTGGAGCGCGAGCTTCCCGATCTGGCAATTCTCGACATCCTGATGCCTCGCATGGATGGGCTCGATCTCTGCCGCCGGTTGCGCGGCGTCTCTCCGGAACTTCCGATCATCTTCCTCACATCGAAGGACGACGAGATCGATCGCGTCGTCGGTCTCGAGCTGGGAGCGGACGACTATCTCGGCAAACCGTTCTCGATGCGCGAGCTGATCGCGCGGATCAGGGTGCTCTTTCGCCGCGTCGCCCTCTCGAAGGCGCCCGATGACTCCGAGGAGGAACGGCTCGAGATCGGCGATCTGATCCTCGATCTCCGGAGGTACGAAGTGACATGGAAGGATGAGCCGGTCCAACTGACGGTGACCGAGTTCATGCTTCTTCACGCGCTCGCACGGCACCCGGGGTTCGTCAAGACGCGGGAACAACTCACTCGCGAGGCGTATCGGTTCGACAACTACGTGAGTGAACGAACCATCGACAGCCACATTAAACGTCTCAGGAGAAAAATGGAGCAGACTGATCCGAAGTTCGACCGGATCGTGACCGTTTACGGTGTCGGTTACAAGTACCGCGAGGGCGAATGA
- a CDS encoding VWA domain-containing protein, translated as MKKLITIATAVLALSSPALGEDCPGENCDERTLEETVTLGELEHGGLLLETIVPGRYVEAPILSSHAEVRVTGMLIRTSITQKFRNSTENCVNGVYVFPLPESSAVDRLVMRIGHRTIEGEIHERQQAREIFEQARSEGRKSSLLEQQRPDVFTLSVSSLGPGEVMEVTIGYDDIAHYDSGTFRMRVPLVVAPRYEPGEASGASPLPATAHSASFRGLLVTFDIELDAGADLDTVSSISHPVEVVRTGGSTARITLAETPADRDFHLEWRVQAGREPKAVVFNERPGDPGSGSPSYSMVMMFPPSHLASGSVQPREQIFILDTSGSMEGQSIVQAKAALARALERLRGSDRFNIIEFNTNHRLWASESRRATAQAIADAKGWVDSLRAEGGTNMVPALASALSDVQTVSGELRQIIFITDGLISNENELATLVRSQLGRSRLFTVGIGSAPNGHFMTSIARHGRGTFTWIPQADQVEQRMSELLDKIDSPALTGVGIEVSDRTAEIYPRATPDLYLGEPLVTIIRHFDPNAAIAAKGVAGKRLWHQVEPDRHVVSDGGLSRLWARRKIDEISDRELDGLPREEARKEIIEVAIAHHLVSAHTSLVAVDRTPAGIDATSCIAVPIPLRVPEGMKMLLPRTGSLAPLARLLGLILLISAAAVWTARFRRQGAE; from the coding sequence ATGAAAAAACTCATCACGATCGCCACCGCCGTACTCGCTCTGAGCTCCCCCGCGCTCGGAGAGGACTGTCCCGGGGAGAACTGCGACGAACGCACTCTGGAAGAGACGGTCACACTGGGCGAGCTCGAGCACGGCGGGCTGCTGCTCGAAACCATCGTCCCGGGTCGGTACGTCGAGGCGCCCATCCTCTCGAGCCACGCCGAGGTTCGAGTGACCGGGATGCTGATCCGTACATCGATCACTCAGAAGTTTCGTAATTCCACGGAGAACTGCGTCAACGGAGTCTACGTCTTCCCGCTGCCGGAGAGCTCTGCCGTCGACCGACTGGTGATGCGGATCGGCCACAGAACGATCGAGGGAGAGATTCATGAACGGCAGCAGGCGCGGGAGATCTTCGAGCAGGCGAGATCCGAGGGGAGGAAGTCGTCGCTGCTCGAACAACAACGGCCCGACGTCTTCACCCTTTCGGTCTCCTCCCTCGGACCCGGCGAGGTCATGGAGGTGACGATCGGATATGACGACATCGCCCATTACGACAGTGGTACGTTCAGGATGAGAGTCCCGCTGGTCGTCGCTCCGAGATACGAGCCCGGCGAGGCCTCCGGCGCATCGCCGCTTCCCGCGACGGCGCACTCTGCGTCTTTCCGTGGTCTTCTCGTGACCTTCGACATCGAGCTGGATGCCGGCGCGGATCTCGACACCGTATCGAGCATCTCGCATCCGGTCGAGGTCGTGAGAACGGGAGGGTCGACCGCTCGAATCACGCTCGCGGAGACGCCTGCAGATCGTGATTTCCACCTCGAATGGCGCGTTCAGGCGGGCCGCGAGCCGAAAGCGGTCGTCTTCAACGAGCGCCCGGGCGATCCGGGATCGGGGTCTCCGTCGTATTCGATGGTGATGATGTTTCCCCCATCCCATCTCGCCTCGGGCTCCGTCCAGCCTCGCGAGCAGATATTCATCCTCGACACGTCGGGATCGATGGAGGGACAGTCGATCGTTCAGGCGAAAGCAGCGCTCGCCCGAGCTCTCGAACGGCTGCGCGGCTCCGACCGCTTCAACATCATCGAATTCAATACGAACCACCGTCTCTGGGCCTCCGAATCGAGGCGTGCAACCGCGCAAGCGATTGCCGACGCGAAGGGGTGGGTCGATTCGCTACGAGCCGAGGGGGGAACGAATATGGTTCCGGCGCTGGCGAGCGCGCTCAGCGACGTGCAGACGGTGTCCGGCGAGCTTCGTCAGATCATCTTCATCACCGACGGGCTCATCAGCAACGAGAATGAGCTCGCCACGCTGGTCCGATCACAGCTCGGTCGAAGCCGGCTGTTCACCGTCGGAATCGGCTCAGCACCGAACGGCCATTTCATGACCTCGATTGCCCGCCATGGAAGAGGAACCTTCACGTGGATTCCTCAGGCGGATCAGGTGGAACAGCGGATGAGCGAGCTCCTCGACAAAATCGACTCGCCGGCTCTCACGGGGGTCGGAATCGAAGTCTCGGACCGGACCGCGGAGATTTATCCCCGCGCCACACCCGATCTATACCTCGGGGAGCCATTGGTCACGATCATTCGTCACTTCGATCCGAACGCTGCGATTGCAGCGAAAGGAGTCGCGGGAAAGCGTCTCTGGCACCAGGTAGAACCGGATCGTCACGTCGTCTCGGATGGTGGCCTTTCACGCCTCTGGGCCAGACGGAAAATCGATGAAATCTCCGATCGCGAGCTCGACGGACTGCCTCGCGAAGAAGCGCGGAAGGAAATCATCGAGGTTGCGATCGCACATCATCTCGTCTCGGCGCATACGAGCCTCGTGGCAGTGGACCGGACGCCCGCGGGTATCGATGCCACGAGCTGTATCGCCGTTCCGATACCGCTGCGCGTGCCGGAGGGGATGAAGATGTTGCTGCCTCGAACCGGTTCGCTCGCTCCGCTTGCTCGGCTTCTGGGTCTGATTCTCCTGATCTCCGCGGCTGCTGTCTGGACCGCACGATTCCGCCGGCAGGGAGCTGAATGA
- a CDS encoding carboxypeptidase-like regulatory domain-containing protein, translating to MARPALGCALLISLGLPASAQFSEPVDGAIYFSLGTNAIDAPLFGVDATYAYNIYLRQRFASGEQLSLFGSGGFPSSRQFLTLEASDLRFREGIATVRGGDIGLKPLRPARFSGIAGESTLPLLGLGAEWVKSDRQLQLFTGVNRFAIRLPDSSEIGRSYVADLRWLERFARTHLGAGVTLIADPHYLGDRTERSVDAVVSGRYIRELRPYVHAFSEASVSLSGSGAARAGLAGDFRNGDISTSVYAFGDDMPFLYPLFRPGEIGAEAGGSYRFSEFGSIGGNVNYLQDDPLARGSAFIASAQLGYSFGYDRPFLTLSASHNELVYDNFEEESEARFGDRFALGISRSTLTRRYNLRLEHAEDTLVTRTQLYGGFGREVGREGFVDSYVVLQAADEELGALAEVTVQNRIRRNIWYVAGVGGAWQRTDVERAEGFVTAGLSWRSPRNGWIGRVDLLAPFGVGMPRANRVSRSIRAQVGLRYDWDEVSELRRVFSGVFFRNDFGRIEGRVISGGEPVADAVILVGGIPMASSGSDGRFSASGVPVGQVRVEVDPFSVDPSLVQRAGAVIVNVLPRETTTIEIELARSVAFFGSLVRCDGEELIGIGGATIGLVGDVGIYELSTTVEGGFAASDVTPGVYSIIIDPATIGDIPPDQIPAIEIDLTEDVLGYVIRLGCP from the coding sequence GTGGCACGACCCGCCCTGGGTTGTGCCCTGCTGATCTCTCTCGGACTTCCCGCGTCCGCACAGTTTTCCGAGCCTGTCGATGGCGCGATCTATTTCAGCCTGGGAACCAATGCCATCGACGCGCCTCTTTTCGGAGTCGATGCGACGTATGCCTACAACATCTATCTTCGACAGCGATTCGCGAGCGGTGAGCAGCTGTCGCTGTTCGGCTCGGGAGGGTTCCCGTCGAGCCGTCAATTTCTGACGCTCGAAGCGTCGGATCTCCGATTCCGGGAGGGGATCGCCACGGTCCGGGGAGGCGACATCGGTCTCAAGCCGCTCCGACCGGCCCGTTTCTCAGGGATCGCGGGTGAAAGTACGTTGCCGCTACTGGGTCTCGGGGCGGAATGGGTGAAAAGCGATCGCCAGCTGCAGCTATTCACCGGCGTCAACCGGTTCGCCATCAGACTCCCCGACTCCTCGGAGATCGGGCGATCGTATGTCGCGGATCTCCGCTGGCTGGAGCGATTCGCGAGGACTCACCTCGGTGCCGGAGTGACGTTGATCGCTGACCCTCACTATCTCGGGGACCGGACCGAGCGAAGTGTGGATGCGGTCGTCAGCGGACGATACATCCGCGAGCTCCGGCCATATGTGCACGCGTTCTCCGAAGCCTCGGTGTCGCTCTCCGGCTCGGGGGCGGCCCGGGCGGGTCTCGCCGGGGACTTCCGGAACGGCGACATTTCCACCTCGGTCTATGCATTCGGAGACGACATGCCGTTTCTCTATCCTCTGTTCCGTCCGGGAGAGATCGGCGCCGAAGCGGGAGGTTCCTATCGTTTCAGCGAGTTCGGTTCCATCGGTGGAAACGTGAACTACCTTCAGGATGATCCGCTGGCCCGAGGCTCTGCGTTCATCGCTTCTGCCCAGCTCGGTTACAGCTTCGGCTACGATCGTCCTTTCCTGACCTTGAGCGCGTCGCACAACGAGCTCGTCTACGACAATTTCGAAGAAGAGTCGGAGGCGAGATTCGGCGATCGGTTCGCACTCGGGATCTCGCGGTCGACTCTCACGCGTCGCTACAACCTTCGACTGGAGCACGCCGAGGACACGCTGGTCACCCGGACTCAACTGTATGGCGGGTTCGGGAGGGAGGTCGGGCGGGAAGGATTCGTCGACTCCTACGTCGTCCTCCAGGCGGCCGACGAAGAGCTCGGAGCGTTGGCGGAAGTCACCGTCCAGAATCGAATTCGTCGCAACATCTGGTACGTCGCGGGAGTCGGTGGAGCCTGGCAGCGTACCGATGTCGAGCGCGCGGAAGGGTTCGTCACGGCAGGTCTGTCGTGGAGAAGTCCCCGTAACGGATGGATCGGTCGAGTCGATCTGCTCGCCCCGTTCGGGGTCGGTATGCCCCGGGCGAACCGCGTGAGTCGGAGCATTCGGGCACAGGTTGGCCTTCGCTACGACTGGGACGAAGTCTCCGAGCTTCGGAGGGTTTTCAGCGGGGTGTTCTTCAGAAACGACTTCGGACGAATCGAGGGGCGCGTGATCTCGGGCGGTGAGCCGGTGGCCGATGCGGTCATTCTGGTCGGAGGGATCCCGATGGCGTCGAGCGGGAGTGACGGACGATTCTCCGCCTCGGGAGTTCCCGTAGGACAGGTGAGAGTCGAGGTCGATCCGTTCTCGGTGGATCCGAGCCTGGTTCAGAGAGCGGGTGCCGTCATCGTCAATGTTCTGCCGCGTGAGACCACCACAATCGAGATCGAGCTCGCGCGATCCGTCGCATTTTTCGGATCACTCGTCAGGTGCGACGGGGAGGAGCTCATCGGAATCGGCGGCGCGACAATCGGGCTCGTCGGCGATGTCGGCATCTACGAGCTCTCGACGACGGTCGAAGGCGGCTTCGCGGCATCGGACGTGACGCCAGGGGTCTACTCGATCATCATCGATCCCGCGACGATCGGCGACATTCCGCCGGATCAGATACCCGCGATCGAGATCGATCTCACCGAAGACGTTCTCGGTTACGTCATTCGACTCGGTTGTCCGTGA
- a CDS encoding sensor N-terminal transmembrane domain-containing protein — MTRWRRFFSRIGLRILAFNLLLLFLPLAGVLYVDVYEEHLVEAQRQSMHERARLIAEIIDRNGLPASTIENLELRNDERIRIVSGDGTVIADSARSGEESYPYHYEEIRSDLLYRIGTLLLRKPMQWFRGPEPVSLEGDEYEAAAVLDGIEIENALAGRSGSAKRIARAESSPSVILYEARPVHLAGGRGAVLVSRTTHAILHDLYAVRLGIFRIFLGSLLAAIVLSLWIGATIVRPLGRLQRESEAILDRRGRLRGGFTASEKRDEIGDLSRALERLTSRLESHQDFSEHFAADVSHEFRNPLASIRNAVEMMASTSDPHERDRFLSMANDEINRMENLLGSLREITRIDARLDNEPLHPTDVAAVVRSVADGFRVRGANVPIVIEAAESRPLEVRASEERLVQVFENVLENALSFTPAGGSVTVSIKRDGQMIRTAVRDSGPGIPKGNLSRVFDRFFSWRDSSNGYHAGLGLAIVKAIVEGYGGRVTLQNHPDGGAELVASLPAA, encoded by the coding sequence GTGACGAGGTGGCGGAGATTCTTCTCGCGAATCGGCCTCAGGATACTCGCGTTCAATCTCCTTCTTCTCTTTCTTCCTCTTGCGGGTGTTCTCTACGTCGATGTTTACGAAGAGCATCTGGTCGAGGCGCAGCGGCAGTCGATGCACGAACGGGCCCGGCTGATCGCCGAGATCATCGATCGGAACGGACTTCCCGCTTCCACGATCGAGAACCTCGAGCTCCGAAATGATGAACGCATCCGGATCGTATCCGGAGATGGAACCGTGATCGCCGATTCCGCACGGAGCGGAGAAGAGAGCTACCCGTACCACTACGAGGAGATAAGAAGTGATCTCCTCTACCGAATCGGTACGCTGCTGCTTCGGAAGCCGATGCAGTGGTTCCGCGGGCCCGAGCCGGTCTCGCTCGAAGGCGATGAGTATGAGGCGGCGGCTGTTCTCGACGGCATCGAGATCGAGAACGCGCTCGCCGGGCGGAGCGGAAGCGCCAAACGTATCGCCCGGGCCGAATCGTCTCCCTCCGTGATCCTTTACGAAGCGCGGCCGGTCCACCTCGCGGGAGGAAGAGGAGCGGTGCTCGTCTCGCGGACGACTCACGCGATCCTCCACGATCTCTATGCCGTTCGACTCGGAATCTTCCGGATCTTTCTCGGCTCCCTGCTCGCAGCGATCGTTCTCAGCCTGTGGATCGGTGCGACGATCGTCAGACCGCTCGGGCGGCTTCAGCGGGAATCCGAGGCGATCCTCGATCGACGGGGAAGGTTGCGGGGCGGGTTCACCGCATCGGAAAAGCGCGATGAGATCGGGGACCTGTCGCGCGCGCTCGAACGTCTCACATCTCGTCTCGAAAGCCATCAGGACTTCAGTGAGCACTTCGCCGCCGACGTCTCCCACGAGTTCAGAAACCCGCTCGCATCGATTCGAAACGCTGTGGAGATGATGGCGTCGACGAGCGACCCGCACGAACGAGACCGCTTTCTTTCGATGGCCAATGACGAGATCAATCGGATGGAAAACCTGCTCGGCTCTCTCCGCGAGATCACCCGGATCGATGCGCGGCTCGACAACGAGCCTCTTCACCCCACCGACGTGGCGGCCGTCGTTCGGAGCGTCGCCGACGGGTTCAGGGTGAGAGGCGCAAACGTCCCGATCGTGATCGAAGCCGCCGAATCGCGACCGCTGGAAGTTCGGGCATCGGAAGAACGCCTCGTTCAGGTGTTCGAGAATGTTCTCGAGAACGCCCTCAGCTTCACCCCGGCCGGTGGCTCGGTCACCGTTTCGATCAAGCGGGATGGCCAGATGATCCGCACCGCCGTGCGGGACTCGGGGCCCGGAATCCCCAAGGGAAACCTTTCGAGGGTATTCGATCGCTTTTTCAGCTGGCGGGATTCGTCGAACGGCTACCACGCCGGCCTCGGACTCGCGATCGTCAAGGCGATCGTGGAAGGGTACGGCGGGCGCGTCACGCTGCAGAATCATCCGGACGGTGGAGCCGAGCTCGTGGCGTCGCTTCCAGCAGCGTGA
- a CDS encoding class GN sortase, with the protein MSHTVIRSRVSRVLTLCLLTTGLIATAVGWWIPAKAALAQVLLDHAWHRARAGEQAPKPWTWADTWPVAKLMLDEGRIELIVLSGTSGHALAFGPGHLEGSALPGHHGHSIVAAHRDTHFAALRNLRVGQRIAVERVDGEVVPYRVTATRIIDEHDGHRLRDQGDRRISLVTCYPFDAVSPGGSQRWVVTAVEEKPATLALDRTARDPAWNGGR; encoded by the coding sequence ATGAGCCACACCGTCATCCGCTCACGAGTGTCCCGCGTGTTGACGCTCTGTCTTCTGACGACTGGTCTCATCGCGACGGCCGTCGGCTGGTGGATCCCCGCGAAGGCGGCGCTGGCGCAGGTTCTCCTCGATCATGCCTGGCATCGGGCGCGCGCCGGCGAGCAAGCGCCGAAACCGTGGACCTGGGCCGACACCTGGCCGGTTGCGAAGCTGATGCTCGACGAGGGACGGATCGAGTTGATCGTTCTGTCGGGAACGAGCGGTCACGCACTCGCTTTCGGGCCGGGCCATCTCGAGGGAAGCGCCCTTCCCGGTCACCACGGCCACTCGATCGTCGCCGCGCACCGCGACACCCACTTCGCCGCACTCCGGAATCTGAGGGTCGGACAGCGGATCGCGGTGGAACGCGTCGACGGCGAAGTCGTCCCTTACAGAGTGACCGCGACGCGGATCATCGATGAGCATGATGGTCACCGCCTTCGCGATCAGGGAGACCGCCGCATCTCCCTGGTGACCTGCTATCCCTTCGACGCGGTGAGCCCGGGAGGCTCACAACGATGGGTCGTGACGGCAGTGGAGGAGAAGCCCGCAACGCTTGCGCTAGACCGCACGGCTCGCGACCCTGCCTGGAATGGGGGAAGATAA
- a CDS encoding RDD family protein: protein MTVREASITTPRIQRSHYLLLRAGALLGDALGGSLLMIIPGSIGSLVALLLGSEPKVLTAIWWSTVGVLVLILLIRDGWRGRSPGKRLLGLSLHTSSGRPCSFLRSIVRNVPLLVPGVILIEILLVVSTSKSRRLGDLIARTTVTEE, encoded by the coding sequence GTGACCGTCCGCGAAGCTTCCATTACGACCCCCCGGATCCAACGATCGCACTACCTGCTGCTTCGTGCAGGCGCGCTCCTGGGGGATGCGCTGGGGGGAAGCCTTCTGATGATCATCCCCGGTTCGATCGGCAGCCTGGTCGCTCTCCTTCTCGGGTCCGAGCCGAAAGTCCTCACTGCAATCTGGTGGTCGACCGTCGGGGTTCTCGTCCTCATACTCCTGATTCGAGACGGCTGGCGGGGACGCTCGCCCGGGAAACGCCTTCTCGGTCTTTCCCTCCACACCTCCTCCGGCCGACCATGCAGTTTTCTTCGGAGCATCGTTCGGAATGTTCCGCTGCTGGTCCCAGGCGTCATTCTGATCGAGATACTTCTGGTGGTCTCGACGTCGAAGTCGCGAAGGCTCGGAGACCTGATCGCTCGAACGACGGTAACCGAGGAGTGA
- a CDS encoding DnaJ domain-containing protein, which produces MEEYYRTLEIERGASAEEIREAWKELSRVWHPDRFQNDPTLRAKAEERLKRINEAYQVLSRHSGPRTRPASERSHDAGAPSTAWGVRDQNEVRHARDLAQLRDWIRAGYLDPGDEVSPPGSEEWVPITTVPDLATALRIARIVRIGRWVVLTLFLVALATRRPQLILAGLGLVVLLGLLRRRYL; this is translated from the coding sequence TTGGAGGAGTATTACAGGACTCTCGAGATCGAAAGGGGAGCTTCGGCCGAAGAGATCCGTGAGGCCTGGAAGGAACTGAGCCGCGTATGGCATCCCGACCGGTTTCAGAATGATCCAACGCTTCGCGCAAAGGCAGAGGAGCGCCTCAAGCGGATCAACGAGGCATACCAGGTCCTGTCGAGGCATTCGGGGCCCCGGACCCGGCCGGCGAGCGAGAGATCTCACGATGCAGGTGCACCTTCGACCGCCTGGGGAGTCCGTGATCAGAACGAGGTTCGCCATGCACGAGATCTCGCGCAGCTCCGCGACTGGATCCGTGCGGGCTACCTCGATCCGGGGGACGAGGTGAGCCCGCCCGGCTCGGAAGAGTGGGTTCCGATCACGACGGTTCCGGATCTGGCCACTGCGCTTCGGATCGCCCGGATCGTGAGAATCGGACGCTGGGTCGTCCTGACCCTTTTTCTCGTTGCACTGGCGACTCGGCGGCCGCAGCTGATCCTCGCAGGACTCGGCCTCGTGGTCCTGCTCGGATTGCTGAGGCGCCGTTACCTCTGA
- a CDS encoding adenosine deaminase family protein, with translation MNAHLLTDLHVHIEGSMPVEDLLASSREQNHDWGRETPRSIQRRFRYPDFPEFLAAVRSMCRLLCSPEALMRTSRALSMMLGAHGVAYAEVYASPLIYHRWGVPWNEVMDALEKGFEEGERSGGATTAILLDSVRQWGASAAMEVLDLHSRHPMARVIGFGLGGEESVELSQFVPVYERTRSSGLRTTVHAGETGPASDVAYAIEVLQVDRIAHGIRCLDDPSVLGLVRRSGTPLDLAVSSNYLTRVVSGIHPIRQLLDAGVKVTLGTDDPTLFRTNPTVELRRAIRAGRLGKADVDQLVRNGIECSFAPPRLKDAMKTSADRIERSLT, from the coding sequence GTGAACGCCCATCTCCTCACCGATCTTCACGTCCATATCGAGGGGTCGATGCCCGTCGAGGATCTGCTGGCGAGCTCGCGAGAGCAAAACCATGACTGGGGACGAGAGACCCCTCGATCCATCCAGCGCCGGTTCCGATATCCGGACTTCCCGGAGTTTCTCGCCGCCGTCCGGTCAATGTGCCGGCTCCTCTGTTCCCCCGAAGCGCTCATGCGGACGTCTCGAGCACTTTCAATGATGCTCGGCGCGCACGGAGTCGCTTACGCAGAAGTCTATGCATCTCCGCTGATCTATCACCGCTGGGGCGTTCCGTGGAATGAGGTCATGGACGCACTGGAAAAAGGATTCGAGGAAGGTGAGCGGTCCGGTGGGGCAACGACCGCGATCCTACTCGACTCGGTGCGCCAGTGGGGTGCGTCGGCAGCGATGGAGGTACTCGACCTGCATTCACGGCATCCCATGGCTCGGGTGATCGGTTTCGGTCTCGGCGGTGAGGAGTCGGTGGAGCTCTCCCAGTTCGTCCCCGTTTACGAGCGGACACGTTCATCAGGACTCCGTACGACGGTTCACGCCGGCGAAACGGGTCCTGCATCGGACGTTGCGTACGCCATCGAGGTCCTGCAGGTCGACCGGATCGCCCATGGCATCCGGTGCCTCGACGACCCTTCGGTTCTCGGCCTCGTGCGGCGAAGCGGAACTCCGCTCGATCTCGCCGTGTCGAGCAACTACCTGACCCGCGTCGTGAGTGGAATTCACCCCATCCGCCAACTTCTCGACGCCGGTGTGAAGGTGACGCTGGGCACCGACGATCCCACTCTCTTCCGCACGAATCCGACGGTCGAACTACGGCGAGCAATCCGAGCGGGACGACTCGGAAAAGCCGACGTCGACCAGCTCGTGAGAAACGGCATCGAATGCAGCTTTGCACCGCCCCGGCTCAAAGACGCAATGAAGACGAGCGCCGACCGGATAGAAAGGAGTCTTACATGA